A genomic region of Exiguobacterium oxidotolerans JCM 12280 contains the following coding sequences:
- a CDS encoding winged helix-turn-helix transcriptional regulator has translation MPHFEDRQFNCEKELTLSIIGGKWKMLILWHLGKEGTKRFGELKNLMPGITQRMLVNQLRELEDHHVIHREVYPVVPPKVEYSLTPHGHSLMPILDAMYDWGKDYAKNVLEVDFEQQKLSQ, from the coding sequence ATGCCACATTTTGAAGACCGGCAGTTTAATTGTGAAAAGGAATTGACCCTATCAATCATCGGGGGGAAATGGAAGATGCTGATCCTTTGGCACCTTGGTAAAGAAGGCACCAAACGCTTCGGAGAGCTGAAAAACCTGATGCCTGGCATTACGCAACGAATGCTCGTCAATCAGTTACGGGAGCTGGAAGATCACCATGTCATTCACCGGGAAGTGTATCCGGTCGTTCCGCCGAAGGTCGAATATTCGTTGACGCCACATGGTCACAGCCTGATGCCGATTTTAGACGCGATGTACGACTGGGGCAAGGATTACGCCAAAAATGTCCTTGAAGTCGACTTTGAACAACAAAAATTGTCCCAATAA
- a CDS encoding TVP38/TMEM64 family protein, with translation MRDWLPFSLYLLFGLGLLLYFRLSGMMEQFDLEVLSNWILAQGFPGMLLYVLAYTIRPLVFFPASLLTMFGGYTYGPWIGTILDVVGAGTGSLLSFWIARLLGRRGVEKIIGTGKLTVLDERIASNGFTVVLLVRLIPLFPFDAISYASGLSKIKFKQFALASYLGIIPGAFVYNNIGASLRDPFSWQFFFAIFLYVLFFTIGFFAQRTLRKKQKREHM, from the coding sequence TTGCGAGATTGGCTTCCCTTTTCACTTTATTTATTGTTCGGACTTGGATTGCTCCTTTATTTCCGCTTGTCGGGGATGATGGAGCAATTTGATTTAGAGGTATTGTCGAACTGGATCCTTGCGCAAGGGTTTCCCGGCATGCTCCTTTATGTCCTCGCCTATACGATCCGTCCACTTGTCTTTTTCCCAGCGAGCTTACTGACGATGTTCGGTGGCTATACATACGGTCCATGGATTGGAACGATTTTAGATGTCGTCGGCGCCGGGACAGGCAGTTTACTGAGCTTTTGGATTGCCCGTCTGCTCGGACGGCGTGGTGTCGAAAAAATCATCGGGACCGGTAAGCTGACAGTGCTCGACGAACGGATTGCTTCGAACGGTTTTACAGTCGTCCTGCTTGTCCGGCTGATTCCGCTATTTCCGTTTGACGCAATCAGTTATGCGTCCGGTCTATCAAAAATTAAATTTAAGCAGTTTGCACTTGCAAGTTATCTCGGTATCATTCCTGGGGCGTTCGTTTACAACAACATCGGGGCGAGCCTGCGCGACCCGTTCTCCTGGCAATTCTTCTTCGCGATTTTTTTATATGTGTTGTTCTTTACGATTGGCTTTTTTGCACAACGAACCTTACGAAAAAAACAAAAGAGAGAGCATATGTAA
- the hxlB gene encoding 6-phospho-3-hexuloisomerase encodes MTHIQTIVQELTSTVEAIDQAETTQLAEAVLKADRIFLAGAGRSGLMGKAFVMRLMHMNFDAYVVGETVTANLREGDLLIIGSGSGETKTLVPIVEKAKQIGGTVAVVTIAPTSTLAKLADLTVKLPGVPKERTATADETVQPMGSLFEQTMLLFYDALILHIMAAKQLDSKTMYGKHANLE; translated from the coding sequence ATGACACATATTCAAACGATTGTACAAGAGCTGACGTCGACGGTCGAAGCGATTGATCAAGCCGAGACGACGCAACTCGCGGAAGCCGTTCTGAAGGCAGACCGGATCTTTCTCGCTGGAGCCGGTCGCTCCGGCTTGATGGGCAAAGCGTTTGTCATGCGCCTGATGCACATGAACTTCGATGCATATGTCGTCGGTGAGACGGTCACCGCGAACTTGCGTGAAGGAGACTTGTTGATCATCGGATCAGGATCCGGTGAGACGAAAACACTCGTCCCGATTGTCGAGAAAGCGAAACAAATCGGTGGAACCGTCGCGGTCGTCACGATTGCGCCGACGTCGACACTGGCGAAGTTAGCGGATCTTACAGTCAAGCTGCCCGGCGTTCCGAAAGAGCGGACAGCCACGGCCGACGAAACGGTTCAGCCGATGGGATCATTGTTTGAACAAACGATGTTGCTGTTCTATGATGCCTTGATTCTTCACATTATGGCGGCAAAACAACTTGATTCAAAAACGATGTACGGCAAACATGCTAATTTAGAGTGA
- the hisB gene encoding imidazoleglycerol-phosphate dehydratase HisB yields MRRGTSERVSSESEIKVAVDLAGGPVEIKTGVGFFDHMLTLFAFQARIGLVIEAKGDLWIDAHHTVEDTAIVLGAALTEALGDKAGIERYGESRVPMDETFASVVLDFSGRPYTVFRAEFKNPKLGDFDTELAEEFFQGLSRSARMTIHAEVLYGSNTHHMIEGLFKALGRAVRQAIAVTSEGVPSTKGLIDQ; encoded by the coding sequence ATGCGTCGTGGGACAAGCGAACGAGTAAGTTCAGAATCAGAAATCAAGGTCGCGGTCGATCTCGCGGGAGGCCCGGTCGAAATCAAAACTGGGGTCGGCTTCTTTGATCACATGTTGACGTTATTCGCCTTTCAAGCGCGGATCGGACTTGTCATCGAAGCGAAGGGAGATCTTTGGATCGATGCCCACCATACGGTCGAAGATACGGCGATCGTCCTCGGGGCTGCCTTGACGGAAGCACTCGGCGACAAGGCCGGGATTGAACGCTACGGTGAATCGCGTGTGCCGATGGACGAGACCTTCGCCTCCGTCGTCCTCGACTTCAGTGGACGTCCTTATACGGTCTTCCGTGCTGAATTCAAAAATCCGAAGCTCGGGGATTTCGATACGGAGCTCGCGGAAGAATTTTTCCAAGGTCTGTCGCGGAGTGCGCGGATGACGATTCATGCCGAGGTTTTGTATGGTTCAAACACGCACCACATGATTGAAGGTTTGTTCAAAGCACTCGGACGGGCCGTTCGCCAAGCGATTGCCGTGACGAGTGAAGGCGTGCCGTCGACGAAAGGACTGATTGATCAATGA
- the hisG gene encoding ATP phosphoribosyltransferase, with protein MRIGITKGRLSKATERYLKEAGVETWGAIERELIVKRGEHEFVFMKGSDLIPYVAQGVLDVAITGSDILLESDQELSELTELPFGVCRMSVCAKEPLQFEGGRRVRIATKYPVIAKRYFSELGVDVDIVPLNGSVELAPLLGLADAIVDIVETGETLRANGLNEYEKIIDISARFFTSEWTLKRKRVEVIQLLEQLTEGVTR; from the coding sequence ATGCGAATCGGAATCACGAAAGGACGCCTGTCGAAAGCGACCGAGCGTTACTTAAAAGAAGCAGGCGTCGAGACATGGGGCGCAATCGAACGTGAATTGATCGTCAAACGGGGCGAGCATGAATTCGTCTTCATGAAAGGATCGGACTTAATCCCGTATGTTGCCCAGGGCGTCCTTGACGTCGCGATCACCGGCAGTGACATCTTACTCGAGTCGGATCAAGAGTTATCGGAACTGACGGAGTTACCGTTCGGCGTCTGCCGGATGTCAGTCTGTGCGAAAGAGCCGCTCCAGTTCGAAGGCGGACGCCGGGTCCGGATTGCAACGAAGTATCCGGTCATCGCAAAACGCTACTTCAGTGAACTCGGCGTCGACGTCGATATCGTGCCGCTGAACGGATCAGTCGAACTGGCACCGCTCCTCGGTCTCGCCGATGCGATCGTCGATATCGTCGAGACGGGCGAGACATTACGGGCGAACGGACTGAACGAATACGAAAAAATCATCGACATCAGTGCCCGGTTCTTTACGAGCGAATGGACACTGAAACGCAAACGGGTCGAAGTGATTCAACTACTGGAACAGCTGACAGAAGGAGTGACACGGTAA
- the hisF gene encoding imidazole glycerol phosphate synthase subunit HisF, which translates to MLMKRIIPCLDVKEGRVVKGVKFQNLRDLGDPVAVAKYYYEQGADELVLLDISATQEGRETMLDIVERVAEVIYMPFTVGGGIKTLEDAKRLIRAGADKVSLNSSALQNPQLVHDVSQLFGVQATVVAIDAKRTGDSWGVFSHGGTQAVGRDVIEWAQEVVALGAGELLVTSMDADGTKDGYDLELIQRLRDVVNVPIIASGGVGTLEHLAEGLEAGADAALAASIFHEATYSMPETKDYLKARGVDVR; encoded by the coding sequence ATGTTGATGAAACGGATCATTCCCTGCCTCGACGTCAAGGAAGGGCGTGTCGTCAAAGGCGTCAAGTTCCAAAACTTACGTGACCTCGGCGACCCCGTCGCCGTCGCGAAGTACTACTATGAACAAGGGGCCGATGAACTCGTTTTGCTTGATATCTCGGCGACGCAAGAAGGACGGGAAACGATGCTTGATATCGTCGAGCGGGTCGCTGAAGTCATCTACATGCCGTTTACGGTCGGCGGTGGGATCAAGACGCTCGAGGATGCGAAACGCCTGATCCGTGCCGGTGCCGATAAAGTCTCCCTCAATTCGTCGGCTCTGCAAAATCCGCAACTTGTCCATGACGTCAGTCAGTTGTTTGGAGTCCAGGCGACGGTCGTCGCGATCGACGCCAAACGGACGGGTGATTCGTGGGGCGTCTTCTCACACGGCGGGACACAGGCTGTCGGGCGCGACGTCATCGAGTGGGCGCAGGAAGTCGTTGCGCTCGGCGCCGGCGAGTTACTCGTCACGTCGATGGACGCCGACGGGACGAAGGACGGGTATGACCTGGAACTGATTCAACGGTTACGTGACGTCGTCAACGTGCCGATCATTGCATCCGGCGGTGTCGGGACACTTGAACATTTAGCCGAGGGTCTCGAAGCAGGTGCCGACGCTGCACTTGCCGCTTCGATTTTCCACGAAGCGACGTATTCGATGCCGGAGACGAAGGACTACTTGAAGGCGAGAGGAGTCGACGTCCGATGA
- the trhA gene encoding PAQR family membrane homeostasis protein TrhA — translation MKEQSKETLEELLAKGDSLKEEIASAVTHGLGVIFSIVALVLLVLQATKSGSAWNVTAVSIFGATMILLYLFSTLMHSLMHTKANKVLQILDHAGIYLLIAGSYTPFALITLRGPLGWTLLGIVWGVGTLGMIWKLYSTGKHVWISNVSYLVLGWCCLFAIKPIYEALGLQGFLLLLGGGLAYSLGVIFYVWARLPYNHAIWHLFVLAGSVLIFLSIFYYVAPAPMS, via the coding sequence ATTAAGGAACAATCCAAAGAAACTCTCGAGGAGTTGCTCGCAAAAGGAGACTCCTTGAAAGAGGAGATTGCCAGTGCGGTTACGCACGGGCTTGGTGTCATCTTTAGTATCGTGGCACTCGTGTTGCTTGTGTTACAGGCGACGAAATCCGGTAGTGCATGGAACGTCACGGCGGTCAGTATCTTTGGCGCGACGATGATTTTACTGTATCTGTTCTCGACATTGATGCACTCGCTGATGCATACGAAAGCGAACAAAGTCCTGCAAATTCTCGATCACGCAGGCATCTATCTCTTGATTGCCGGGAGTTACACACCGTTCGCGTTGATTACGTTACGCGGACCACTCGGTTGGACGTTGCTCGGCATCGTCTGGGGCGTCGGGACACTCGGGATGATTTGGAAACTCTATTCGACGGGGAAACACGTCTGGATTTCGAACGTTTCTTATTTGGTGCTCGGATGGTGTTGTCTCTTCGCCATTAAACCAATCTATGAAGCACTTGGTTTACAAGGGTTCTTGTTATTACTCGGCGGTGGACTCGCGTACTCACTCGGCGTCATCTTTTATGTCTGGGCTCGCTTGCCATACAATCATGCGATTTGGCATTTGTTTGTCCTCGCAGGAAGTGTCTTGATTTTCCTGTCGATTTTCTATTACGTGGCACCGGCACCAATGTCATGA
- the hisJ gene encoding histidinol-phosphatase HisJ — translation MHLMKWDGHVHSPYCPHGTKDPLEAYIERALQQGLERISFTEHAPLPEGLIDPAPDNDSGMTFATAERYIEELKTLREKYKNDIEIRIGMEFDYWENDVEGTRDIIARYGPELTDGILSLHYLWIGDRYYMVDFSKESFGEIVTKLGSVTAAHERYYEGIQALVMTDLGKHQPKRLGHLTLPTKFIQAYPLESNPANLDDTLRKIRQADFTLDVNTAGLRKPLCGLSYPYPELLQVTQSLSIPLVYGSDAHLAKDVGADFDFKW, via the coding sequence ATGCATTTAATGAAATGGGACGGTCACGTCCACAGCCCGTATTGTCCACACGGAACAAAGGATCCGCTTGAAGCTTATATCGAACGTGCCTTACAACAAGGGCTCGAACGAATCAGTTTCACCGAGCACGCCCCGCTTCCGGAAGGTCTTATCGATCCGGCACCCGACAACGATTCCGGAATGACGTTTGCGACGGCCGAACGCTACATCGAGGAGCTGAAGACGTTACGGGAGAAGTATAAAAACGACATTGAGATTCGGATTGGGATGGAGTTTGACTACTGGGAGAACGATGTCGAAGGGACACGTGATATCATCGCCCGCTATGGTCCCGAGCTGACGGATGGCATTCTGTCGCTGCATTACCTTTGGATCGGGGACCGGTATTACATGGTCGACTTCAGTAAAGAAAGTTTTGGTGAGATCGTCACGAAACTCGGCAGCGTCACAGCCGCCCACGAGCGCTACTACGAAGGCATCCAGGCACTCGTCATGACGGACTTAGGGAAACACCAGCCGAAGCGTCTCGGTCACTTGACGTTGCCGACGAAGTTCATCCAAGCCTATCCGCTTGAGTCAAACCCGGCGAACCTCGACGATACGTTACGGAAAATCCGTCAGGCGGACTTCACGCTCGACGTCAACACAGCAGGCCTCCGTAAACCGTTATGTGGTCTTTCCTATCCTTACCCGGAACTCCTCCAAGTCACGCAGTCTTTATCGATTCCGCTCGTTTACGGATCGGATGCGCATCTCGCGAAAGATGTCGGGGCTGATTTTGATTTTAAATGGTAA
- a CDS encoding pyridoxal phosphate-dependent aminotransferase, translating to MRLHQNERFTAHSTIGIETIKQLVETFPLNEYPVEIIDQVKTSYSTYAGVRPTQLVAGNGSDELIGYLCARYAGPESPVIASQPDFVMYQFYADRARADFSKVPLLDGMALDVDGLLAAPGNIIFISHPHNPSGILRKEADVRRLLDSGKYVVIDEAYIDFDLEQSMVGLLEEYPNAIILRTLSKAFGLASLRLGFLIASEAIVAEVEQIKSPYNVSGLSAAVGIAIMAEPELDLVLAETYTSRDTITRLVEPLGTTYPSAANFVYVEYDEAERFTERCASAGLRIRLFDGAFRISCGSVESMNVLERCVEEEMQCVVGQANE from the coding sequence ATGCGACTCCACCAAAATGAACGCTTTACTGCCCATAGTACGATTGGAATCGAGACGATTAAGCAACTCGTCGAGACGTTTCCGTTAAATGAATATCCGGTCGAAATCATCGACCAAGTCAAAACGTCTTACAGCACCTATGCCGGTGTCCGTCCGACGCAACTCGTGGCCGGGAACGGCTCCGATGAACTGATCGGCTATCTCTGCGCCCGCTATGCTGGTCCAGAGTCACCGGTCATTGCCTCGCAACCGGACTTCGTCATGTATCAGTTTTATGCCGACCGGGCACGGGCCGACTTCAGTAAAGTCCCGCTTCTTGACGGGATGGCACTTGACGTCGACGGCTTGCTTGCTGCACCGGGGAATATCATCTTCATCAGTCACCCGCACAATCCGTCGGGGATCTTACGAAAAGAAGCCGACGTGCGCCGGTTACTCGACAGCGGCAAATACGTTGTTATCGATGAAGCCTACATCGATTTCGACCTCGAGCAGTCGATGGTCGGCTTACTCGAGGAGTATCCGAACGCCATCATTCTTCGGACGTTATCAAAAGCATTTGGTCTTGCGTCCCTGCGCCTTGGCTTCCTGATTGCCAGTGAAGCGATTGTCGCGGAAGTCGAACAAATCAAGTCGCCGTATAATGTATCCGGCCTTTCGGCAGCCGTCGGGATCGCCATTATGGCCGAACCGGAGCTTGATCTTGTCTTAGCGGAAACGTATACGAGCCGGGACACGATTACCCGTCTCGTCGAGCCGCTCGGAACAACCTATCCGAGTGCCGCGAATTTCGTTTATGTCGAATATGATGAAGCGGAACGTTTCACCGAACGGTGTGCGAGCGCCGGACTGCGGATCCGCTTGTTTGACGGAGCGTTCCGGATCAGCTGTGGTTCGGTTGAATCAATGAACGTACTAGAAAGATGTGTAGAGGAGGAAATGCAATGCGTCGTGGGACAAGCGAACGAGTAA
- the hisD gene encoding histidinol dehydrogenase, producing MATTKNFSVDRETEQTVRSILETVANDGDAAVRRYTAQFDNIELTDLRLDEIRIQQAFERADANLVDSLKLMATRLVEWHEAELPSDIELVETDITRRQRFLPVDSVGIYVPGGAASYPSTVLMNAIPAKVAGVERIVMVTPVTGLTDEVLVAAQIAGVTEIYTIGGAQAVAALTFGTETIGAVDLIVGPGNRFVAEAKRQVYGIVGIDSVAGPSEVVVIADETAHPDRIAADLLAQAEHDRDAVAIAFVPTEAMKADVDANIETRLQQLPRQEIARRAMENGGVFVASLEQAIEEANRLAAEHLELAVANPQDVVKLIRHAGMIFLGHETPETLGDYVAGTNHVLPTSGTARFASGLSARTFLRHQTMLEATREGVQRLANAAKTVARVEGLEAHAQAIEVREN from the coding sequence ATGGCAACGACAAAAAACTTCAGCGTCGACCGTGAGACGGAGCAAACCGTCCGGTCGATCCTTGAAACGGTCGCAAACGACGGTGACGCAGCAGTCCGTCGCTATACGGCACAGTTCGACAACATCGAACTGACGGATTTACGATTAGACGAAATACGGATTCAACAAGCATTCGAGCGGGCAGATGCGAATCTGGTCGACTCGCTTAAATTGATGGCGACACGCCTCGTCGAGTGGCACGAAGCGGAATTACCGTCTGATATCGAACTCGTCGAAACGGATATTACACGGCGGCAACGGTTCCTGCCTGTCGATTCGGTCGGGATTTACGTTCCGGGTGGTGCGGCAAGTTATCCGTCGACCGTCCTGATGAATGCAATTCCGGCAAAAGTTGCCGGTGTCGAACGGATCGTCATGGTGACACCCGTGACAGGACTGACGGATGAAGTCCTGGTCGCGGCTCAAATTGCCGGTGTGACGGAAATCTATACGATTGGTGGCGCGCAAGCCGTCGCTGCCTTGACGTTCGGTACAGAAACGATTGGTGCCGTCGATTTGATCGTCGGACCGGGAAACCGGTTTGTCGCGGAAGCAAAACGCCAAGTCTACGGCATCGTCGGGATTGATTCCGTTGCCGGACCGTCGGAAGTCGTCGTCATCGCGGATGAGACAGCGCACCCGGACCGGATTGCCGCTGATTTACTTGCCCAGGCAGAACACGACCGGGACGCCGTCGCGATCGCCTTCGTCCCGACGGAAGCGATGAAAGCAGACGTCGATGCCAACATCGAAACACGCCTGCAACAACTGCCGCGTCAGGAAATTGCACGCCGGGCAATGGAAAACGGCGGGGTCTTCGTTGCCTCACTCGAGCAAGCGATTGAGGAAGCAAACCGCTTGGCAGCGGAACACTTGGAACTCGCCGTCGCCAATCCGCAAGACGTCGTCAAATTGATCCGTCACGCCGGGATGATTTTCCTCGGTCACGAAACGCCGGAAACGCTCGGGGACTATGTCGCCGGAACGAACCACGTCTTACCGACATCAGGGACGGCACGCTTCGCGTCCGGCTTATCGGCCCGGACATTCCTGCGTCACCAGACGATGCTTGAAGCAACACGCGAAGGCGTCCAACGTCTTGCCAATGCCGCAAAAACCGTTGCCCGGGTTGAAGGACTCGAAGCACACGCACAAGCGATAGAAGTGAGGGAAAACTGA
- the hisH gene encoding imidazole glycerol phosphate synthase subunit HisH produces MIAIVDYGVGNIANIERALKELGEAVIVTSDIELLGQAEALVLPGVGAYAPAMARLKETGLIDFLQDQATKKPFLGICLGMQLLFESSDENGQTQGLGILPGTIEKLPETVRLPHMGWHELTNHGEAVYFVHSYGAVCEPDWIIDSVEYGRLVPAIVQKDLVTGMQFHPEKSGEVGLKLLKEWRETTCNSTQQSI; encoded by the coding sequence ATGATCGCAATCGTAGATTATGGCGTCGGGAATATCGCGAACATCGAACGGGCGTTAAAAGAACTCGGGGAAGCCGTCATCGTCACGAGTGACATCGAACTGCTCGGACAGGCGGAAGCACTCGTCCTGCCCGGCGTCGGCGCCTATGCCCCGGCGATGGCCCGGTTAAAAGAGACCGGCTTGATTGACTTCTTGCAGGACCAAGCGACGAAAAAACCGTTCCTCGGGATTTGTCTCGGGATGCAGTTATTGTTTGAATCGAGTGACGAAAACGGTCAGACGCAAGGTCTGGGTATTTTACCGGGAACGATCGAGAAGTTACCGGAAACGGTCCGTTTACCCCATATGGGCTGGCACGAACTGACGAATCACGGCGAAGCCGTCTATTTCGTCCACTCGTACGGTGCCGTCTGCGAACCGGACTGGATTATCGATTCCGTCGAATACGGTCGACTCGTCCCGGCAATCGTCCAAAAGGACTTAGTGACGGGGATGCAATTCCACCCGGAAAAGAGTGGTGAAGTCGGACTGAAATTACTTAAAGAATGGAGAGAGACGACATGCAACTCTACCCAGCAATCGATTTAA
- the hxlA gene encoding 3-hexulose-6-phosphate synthase translates to MKLQLAIDLVDTAGAIALVKEIGEENLDIVEIGTPVVINEGLRAVKEMKATFPNLTVLADLKIMDAAGYEVSQAVAHGADIVTILGAAEDMSIQGAVEEAKKSGKKILVDMIAVKDIATRAKELDELGVDYICVHTGYDLQAVGQNSFEDLATIKSVVKNAKTAVAGGIKMETLPEVIAARPDLIIVGGGITGQDDKQGTASTMRRMLQEA, encoded by the coding sequence ATGAAATTACAACTCGCGATCGATTTAGTCGATACAGCAGGTGCCATCGCTTTAGTCAAAGAAATTGGCGAAGAAAACTTGGATATCGTTGAGATCGGGACACCGGTCGTCATCAACGAAGGGCTTCGTGCCGTTAAAGAAATGAAAGCAACGTTCCCGAACTTAACGGTTCTCGCCGACTTAAAAATCATGGATGCTGCCGGCTATGAAGTCAGCCAAGCTGTCGCACACGGTGCCGACATCGTGACGATTCTTGGAGCTGCGGAAGATATGTCGATCCAAGGTGCGGTTGAAGAAGCGAAAAAATCAGGCAAGAAGATTTTGGTTGATATGATTGCTGTCAAAGATATCGCGACACGTGCGAAAGAGCTTGATGAACTCGGTGTTGACTACATCTGTGTCCACACAGGTTACGATCTTCAAGCCGTCGGTCAAAACTCGTTCGAAGATCTCGCGACAATCAAATCGGTTGTTAAAAACGCAAAAACAGCAGTTGCTGGTGGCATCAAGATGGAAACATTACCGGAAGTCATCGCAGCGCGTCCAGACCTCATCATCGTCGGTGGCGGAATTACCGGACAAGACGACAAACAAGGAACAGCGTCAACGATGCGTCGGATGCTGCAAGAGGCGTAA
- a CDS encoding ATP phosphoribosyltransferase regulatory subunit translates to MQSFSTIRLKDGATDYVGPSAERLQRVIRQLEDGLEQSNYTRLITPLIEEIGGREQIRMDFTTSVARALSERGREQYKRVFYSGSVFQPEEKFQVGFEERGEIAAIEAIQLAVRLIEELTGKAVTLSIGDAGLIEHLIETRVGDHHLRDQVTQMLRLRNVIELKQIARELDDELLAKLPLLFGREGAEQILPFVDETRLNAVLDLADAVNADLDFGQMGLQTYYDGVTIHGFIDGVTEPVLVGGRYDRLYEQFGQQQQAFGIGFSVERLAEVL, encoded by the coding sequence ATGCAATCATTTTCTACGATTCGACTCAAGGACGGGGCGACAGACTATGTCGGACCGTCAGCAGAACGTCTGCAACGCGTCATCCGTCAGCTTGAGGATGGACTGGAACAATCTAACTATACCCGATTAATCACACCTTTAATTGAAGAAATTGGTGGACGGGAACAAATTCGGATGGACTTTACGACAAGTGTCGCCCGCGCCCTCAGTGAGCGTGGCCGTGAACAATATAAGCGTGTCTTTTACAGTGGTTCGGTCTTTCAGCCGGAAGAGAAGTTCCAAGTCGGGTTTGAGGAACGGGGCGAGATCGCAGCGATTGAAGCGATTCAGCTGGCCGTCCGCCTGATTGAAGAATTGACGGGCAAAGCAGTCACGTTATCGATTGGCGACGCCGGACTGATTGAACATTTGATTGAGACTCGAGTCGGTGATCACCACTTGCGCGACCAGGTGACGCAAATGTTGCGCTTACGGAACGTGATTGAACTGAAACAAATCGCCCGCGAACTCGATGATGAATTGCTGGCAAAACTGCCACTATTATTCGGACGTGAAGGCGCAGAACAAATCTTACCGTTCGTCGATGAAACACGCTTGAACGCGGTCCTTGATTTAGCGGACGCCGTCAATGCCGATCTCGACTTCGGACAGATGGGCTTACAGACCTATTATGACGGCGTGACGATCCACGGTTTCATCGATGGTGTGACGGAGCCTGTCTTGGTCGGCGGTCGTTACGATCGGCTGTATGAACAATTTGGTCAACAACAACAAGCGTTCGGCATCGGATTTTCGGTCGAACGGCTTGCGGAGGTGCTGTAA
- the hisA gene encoding 1-(5-phosphoribosyl)-5-[(5-phosphoribosylamino)methylideneamino]imidazole-4-carboxamide isomerase: protein MQLYPAIDLMSGQAVRLKQGDFQQQTFFGDALTIAKRFKDDGATAIHLIDLDGAKAGEPLHLSLIADIKKETGLFVEAGGGVRNIETVEAYVGAGIDRILIGTVALEDEALLEQMIEKAGDKLAVALDAKNGIVQTRGWLEASDWTLERAIEHLIQKGIKTFLYTDISRDGMMQGPDVDGLDRLKRDGVELIASGGVTTVEDVARLKEIGMDGAVIGRALLDGSLSLKEVLTVC, encoded by the coding sequence ATGCAACTCTACCCAGCAATCGATTTAATGAGCGGACAAGCCGTCCGGCTCAAGCAAGGTGATTTTCAGCAACAAACGTTTTTCGGGGATGCGCTGACGATCGCGAAACGCTTTAAGGACGACGGCGCGACAGCGATTCACCTGATTGACTTAGATGGCGCGAAAGCCGGTGAACCCCTGCACTTGAGCTTGATCGCCGACATCAAAAAAGAGACCGGGTTGTTCGTTGAAGCAGGCGGCGGTGTCCGCAACATCGAGACGGTCGAAGCCTATGTCGGTGCCGGGATTGACCGGATCTTGATCGGGACGGTCGCCCTCGAGGACGAAGCCTTGCTCGAACAGATGATTGAAAAAGCCGGTGACAAATTAGCGGTTGCCCTGGATGCGAAAAACGGCATCGTCCAGACACGCGGCTGGCTCGAAGCAAGTGATTGGACGCTCGAACGGGCAATCGAACATTTGATTCAAAAAGGCATCAAGACGTTTTTATATACCGACATCTCGCGCGACGGGATGATGCAGGGACCGGATGTCGACGGACTCGACCGCTTGAAGCGGGACGGCGTTGAACTGATTGCGTCCGGTGGTGTGACGACGGTCGAAGACGTCGCCCGCCTGAAAGAAATCGGGATGGACGGTGCCGTCATCGGCCGTGCCTTACTCGACGGGTCGCTCTCGTTGAAAGAGGTGCTGACCGTATGTTGA